One region of Primulina tabacum isolate GXHZ01 chromosome 1, ASM2559414v2, whole genome shotgun sequence genomic DNA includes:
- the LOC142537640 gene encoding vacuolar protein-sorting-associated protein 33 homolog, giving the protein MSQIPNLDNAPINLNSIRSKAKNELLNIVKNIRGKKCLVIDPKLSGSISLMVQTAELKDNGAEELRYLTAEPIQTELTKIIYIVRSQLDLIKFICSHIHNDTSKGLHREYFLYFVPRRAVACEKILEEEKVYELLSIGECPLYLIPLDEDILSFELDLANKEYLVDGDATSLWHIAKAIHSMEFSFGVIPNVRAKGKASTRVAEILNRMQAEEPVDTSDAGIPEINTLILLDREVDMVTPMCSQLTYEGLLDELLGVNNGAVELDAPIMGIQQEGKKIKVPLNSSDKLFKEIRDLNFEVVVQVLRQKATSMKQDYTEISTTTQTVSELKDFVKKLNSLPEMTRHINLAQHLSRFTSKPLFLGKLDMEQTLVEAQSFDICFDYIEEMIHKQEPLINVLRLLILLSITNSGLPKRNFDYLRREFLHSYGFEHIATLNNLEKAGLFKKQDSKSNWLTIKRALQLVVEDTDTANPNDISYVFSGYAPLSIRLVQQAIRSGWRPIEEILKLLPGPHSEMKKGRFASIPSYDTLSGSLNTSEKLADGRRSLVLVVFIGGVTFAEISALRFLSSQEGMAYDVIVGTTKIVNGKTLIESFFDKLGS; this is encoded by the exons ATGTCTCAGATTCCGAACCTCGATAACGCGCCAATCAATCTCAACTCCATAAG AAGCAAGGCTAAGAATGAGCTGCTAAACATCGTTAAAAAT ATACGAGGAAAGAAGTGTTTGGTGATTGATCCGAAGCTTAGTGGATCGATCTCTCTTATGGTACAAACAGCAGAACTGAAG GATAATGGAGCTGAAGAACTGCGATATCTGACAGCTGAGCCAATTCAGACAGAATTGACTAAAATTATCTACATTGTTCGATCTCAGCTTGACTTGATTAAATTCATTTGCTCACACATTCATAACGATACATCAAAAGGGCTTCACAGGGAATATTTTCTTTACTTTGTTCCTCGTCGTGCAGTTGCCTGTGAGAAG ATACTTGAGGAGGAAAAAGTATATGAATTGTTGAGTATAGGGGAATGCCCGTTATATCTGATTCCTCTGGATGAGGACATATTATCATTTGAGCTTGATCTTGCTAATAAG GAATATTTGGTGGATGGAGATGCAACCTCTCTCTGGCATATTGCAAAAGCGATTCACAGCATGGAG TTCTCTTTTGGAGTAATACCCAATGTTAGGGCTAAAGGGAAGGCCTCCACACGCGTTGCTGAAATTTTGAATCGCATGCAAGCTGAAGAACCCGTGGATACATCAGAT GCTGGAATTCCTGAAATAAATACTCTTATTCTTCTTGATAGAGAG GTGGATATGGTCACACCAATGTGTTCACAACTGACATATGAGGGATTACTAGATGAG CTTCTTGGTGTCAATAATGGTGCCGTGGAGCTAGATGCTCCCATTATGGGCATTCAGCAAGAAGGGAAGAAGATTAAGGTTCCCCTAAACTCTAG TGACAAGTTGTTCAAAGAGATACGGGATCTGAATTTTGAAGTTGTCGTGCAG GTTCTACGTCAAAAAGCAACATCCATGAAGCAGGATTATACTGAGATATCGACCACT ACTCAGACGGTCTCTGAATTGAAGGATTTTGTGAAGAAGCTCAACTCGTTGCCAGAAATGACT AGGCACATCAATCTAGCTCAGCATTTGTCTAGATTTACATCGAAACCTTTATTTCTTGGGAAACTCGATATGGAACAAACTCTTGTGGAGGCCCAGAGCTTTGATAT TTGCTTTgattatattgaagaaatgattcATAAGCAAGAGCCCCTAATTAATGTGCTACGTCTTCTTATCTTGTTATCCATTACAAATTCGGGATTGCCGAAAAGGAATTTTGACTACTTGAG GAGAGAATTTCTTCATAGCTATGGTTTTGAGCATATTGCTACACTTAATAACTTGGAAAAAGCAGGGTTGTTCAAGAAACAG GACTCAAAAAGCAACTGGTTGACAATCAAACGTGCTTTGCAACTTGTGGTTGAGGACACAGATACCGCAAA TCCCAATGACATATCCTATGTCTTCTCTGGATATGCGCCTCTCAGCATTCGACTGGTACAGCAGGCGATACGATCTGGATG GCGTCCCATTGAAGAAATATTAAAGCTGCTGCCTGGGCCACACTCAGAAATGAAGAAA GGTCGATTTGCTAGCATCCCCTCTTATGACACACTCTCAGGATCTCTTAACACTTCAGAGAA ACTTGCAGATGGGAGACGCTCTTTAGTCCTTGTAGTTTTCATTGGTGGAGTGACATTTGCTGAGATTTCTGCCCTTCGTTTCCTGAGTTCCCAG GAAGGAATGGCATATGACGTGATCGTGGGAACAACAAAAATTGTGAATGGAAAGACCTTGATTGAATCCTTTTTCGACAAGCTGGGCAGTTGA